The DNA region taaaacaagctcttagagcttggtataATCGGATTGAAATTTATTTCAGCAAAACACACTTTAAGAGATGTCAATATAAACACACTCTTTTCATCAAGGTTGGAGACAAATGTATGTTTCTAATTATATGTGTTTATGTGGATGATCTTATATTTACTGGAAACTGTTggggaaaaccctgacagaaaccacaaaagaagaaaaacaaactgaaagaacactaacagaatttgataacggagttcggccaaaatattgcctacgtctccgagcactaaggctatcaattaataaggaagaagagatacaaatttgggtgcaataaaccaaagaggggagagtttcttttatacactaagaaacttccccaactcccatcatcttccgatgtgggatttctgctaattgtgaatatagtttcttttatatactaagaaacttctttcactcccatcatcttccgatgtgggattctaattgtgccaaaaacaacaaatctccaccttggcacaatatccaaatactaatcttcaatattaaaaaataaaccttcagtgcttccaattggcgctcttcagcgccgactcaaacgcggaatgtgtttaccaaatctaaaccattagatttggttttccccatgtctttcatctcgaactctttacccaattgagccttcaatttgtcaacttcatattggctctttgatgctatcaacatatcatcaacgtacaagagtatatagatgtaagactcatcttgcaatttgcgcaaatacacacatgaactgaatctgcttcttgtgtacttgtgctccatcataaacttgtcaagtcgcttgtaccattgtctcgacgattgcttcaacctgtacaatgatctgttcaacttgcaaacccaattttctttatcagcaactttgaacCCATCttgttgataaatgtagatttcctcgttcaaatgaccgtgtatgtctgcggtcttcacatctggttgagctagctccaaattcatctgcgctaccaaggccaacaaaattctaatggaagagtgtttaacaacaggagaaagtacctcattataatcacctcattccttctgagcgtagtttttagctaccaattttgccttgtagcgaacatcaaatttttcaggaaatccttctttcttagcaaagatccatttacaaccaatagtcTCCTTCTCTTTTCGTAGATGtttcaacttgcatgtctcattcttctgaatagattgcatctcatcttccataacacctctcctttttccatttttagtacttcgactgacatctgaaaaagtggatggaacatcatctacgactagaagtgcataggccgccatgtcaacaaaccgacctaGTTTTTGAGTAACTCGTCTTGGCTTGTTTAcagcaattgattcacgttgttctgaaggttcttgggttggaacctcttcctcatttaactcttcgtctgtcgtcggagagtcacttattattgggcttatctttatctgctcaaactccacctgtcgcggagtacaatcaattttgtctggtgttaccttattcaacattgaataatcatcaaaagtaacatctctactgataatggttttttttgcatccaaacaccagaggcgatactctttaactcccgtagtaaatcccataaaaagagccttctttcctcgtggatccaactttgattcaactacatgataatatgtagtagaaccaaaaatatgtaaagaatcataatcagttgcaggttttccagaccatacctctaatggagtcttgccaccaagtgcagatgatggtaggcgatttaccaaatgttgagcgtatgacacagcttctgcccaaaattttctgtctaacccagcattagacaacatacatcgaactttctccaccaatgtcttgttcatacgttccgatattccattctgctgtggtgtttttctgaccgtgaagtgtcgaactatgccacactcttggcataacttttggaatggatcattcttgtattctccaccgttatcagtttggagaattttgatttttcttcctgtctcgtcttcaacttgagttttccatttaagaaaattctcaaacacttcaccttTGTTCTTCATcgtaaacacccatactcttctggaaaaatcgtcaacaaaagtaacaaagtaatgtttacctccaagagaaggagtcttggcaggtccccagacatctgagtgcacataatccaaaatacccttggtgttatgaattgcagtgccaaattttactcgcctttgttttcccagaatacaatgttcacaaaaatctaacttacaaacttttgtacctttcaataatccttgcttgacaagagtttgcatagatttctcaccagcgtgccccaatcgcatatgccatagttttgttgcctctaaatccttactgctcccggaagttgatacacatgatgtcccattaactgtactaccttgataataatacaaattattactcttcctgatagttttcaacatcactagcgctctagatattaccctaagaactccattttccaatttcacatgtaggcctttcgactccaaggcccccaaagaaattagattcttttttatattcggtatgtaccgaacatctctaataattctggtggatccgtcatcattcctcagcttgattgaacctatcccctttattttacatgtattagcatctcccatgtaaacaactccaccatctagctccttaaagtcaaagaaccactttcgaactagtgtcatatgataagtgcaggctgagtcgaatatccacgcatcaggatgtgatgttgtgtgtgacatcgataaagagtattctgaatctgcatcacctttgttttctacaacattcgcatcttcataatctttctctttcttcttcaactttggcagttaatcttccaatgtcctttctcacgacaaaaagcacattcatctttggcaactctactttcagatcttcttcctttcccttttgatttgctctgctgacggcccctgaccatcaatTCTTTATATGCTGTATCTACTTtgctttttttcttttatcctgctttctcaattcatgactatataaagcagaacttacagcatcaagagaaacatttcccttcccatgaagtaacgttgtttctaagtgttcaaattcatcaggaagggacgatagcaacatcaaagccaaatcttcatcctcaaacctaacgtcaaggtttaacaaatccgctactaactaattaaacttagttatatgctcattcatcgtagtacctgattggtattcaaaccgaaacagtcgcttcttcataaggagcttattctgaccattcttcttcagaaacttgtcctctaatgcttgccacagtttctgtgcagaagtttcattcttcacagcatacttctgctctctagacaggcacgaccgaattgttccgcacgccaaccgattcatgatactccactctttttcttctataccatctggttttccgacctcaatagcaacatctagaccctgctgaaaaagacaatctagaacctcacctttccacatgccgaaatgcccagttccatcaaaaatctccaccgcaaacttcaaattcgacatcggtgtcctcgtccaggatgacgaaggagttgacgctccttttgaagactccaccatgccaaggacgaaccttcggctctgataccacttgttggggaaaaccctgacagaaaccacaaaaaagaaaaacaaactgaaagaacactaacagaatttgataacggagttcgacCAAAATATTGcatacgtctccgagcactaaggctatcaattaataaggaagaagagatacaaatttgggtgcaataaaccaaagaggggagagtttcttttatacactaagaaacttccccaactcccatcatcttccgatgtgggatttctgctaattgtgaatatagtttcttttatatactaagaaacttctttcactcccatcatcttccgatgtgtgattctaattgtgccaaaaacaacagaaacaatgaatgtattttattgattttaagaaatcaatgaaacatgagtttgaaatgaatgatttatgaaaGATGAGATTTTTTCTTGAAATTAAGGTATTATAGAGGCAATATGACATTTTTATTGGAACAAAAGAAATACACACATGAGATTTTGCAGAGATTCAATATGGATCAAAGTAATCCAGTATGAATCCTATTGTTCTAGGTTGTAAACATGAAAAATCGAAGAAGAAAAGAAGGTAGATAGTACTACTTATAAACAGATAGTGGGGAGTCTGATGTATTTAACAACTACTAAACCAACTATTATGATTGTAGTAAGTCTTCTTACTAGATTTATGGACTATCCTATTGAATCACATCTTGCTGCAGCAAAGAGAGTACTCAGATATTTAAAAGGAACAATAGACTTTGGAATTTTTTACAAGTCAAGAggataacaaaatttaattatatatatacatataatgatTATGCAGGGGACCTAAGTGATAGGAAAAGTACTTTTCGATATGCTTTTATGTTTTTGTTCTAAAGTAATATCTTGATCTTCAAAGAAACAGTTAGTAGTAGTATTTTCCTCCACTAAAGTTGAATTTATTGCAGTTGTGTCATGTGTGTGTAAGATTGTATGGTTAATAAGGATTTTTGAAGAAGTAAAACATGCTCTTGTTAGTGCTACTACTGTATTCTGTGACAATAATTTGGCAATCAAGCTATCAAAAAATCATGTGATGCATGAACGAAGCAAACACATAGATGTCATGTTTTATTTTCTCCGTGAACTTACAAATGATGAAACTATGAATCTAGAGTATTGCAATACTCAAAAACAAATTGCAGACATCATGACTAAACCACTTAAGTTGGATGCTTTTGAGAAACTGCGAGATTTAATCCAGGTGTAAATTGATACAAATGTTACCAATTGAAGGGAGAATGTTAAGAAAATaggttaattttattaatttattgttgtATAAGGAGATgtataattctttatttttatttaatagttagtAGTCGCGAGTAGTTGTTCTTGTTCTTATCTTATTTGATCTAGCGTTAGTAGTAATTAATAGTTAGTTTATTGCagtttatttaactttttaaatgtaagataataatatatataattctttattacTTTAATAAACTTCATCAGTTCTCTCTTACAAATTTCTCTTCTATTATtcttttaacttaatatatcatatatttcattccattatttaaaataaaaaaaaacaaacaaacaaatgcacattacagtttttttttttttttttttttatgtttaatttgacATAACATAACATACATACATTAATTAGGGTGATCCGAAGATGTAACGCTGCAATGGGTCAGTGCCCTCGTGAAGATCAATTGCATAGGTAGTAAAGAAATCCCTAAGGATGACACCTTTGAACGCCGGTGGACTCTTGCTGCGTTCGACCAGCTCTTTCGCCGGCTCAATATGGGAATCAGTTGAAGGTAAAATGAAGTTCACAATTGTTGTTCTAGCCTTGTCCGGATTCGTCACCACTCTATGAACCCCACTCTTCAACTTCCCATTGCTGATGATCTGTACCGccattaattgattattaaccaaaccaaattcaattcaattcaattcaattcaattatgACTGTAAATTAATGAAACATACCTCCAAAGTGTAACCAATGTTAACAACAAATGCATTAGGGATTGGCTTCACAGAAAACCATTCTTGATCTTTATAAACCTCAAGGCCAGGAACATCTCCTTGGTTAAGTAAAGTGATGACATGTGGGTCACAATGCTTAGGCAATCCCAACACCAACGTTGGATCTGGGCATTTTGGGTAATGATTTAACGTTATAAGCTGTTGTTGACTAAACCCTTCCTTCAAATAACCATTATTCTCCAAACCCAATCCTTCGCAAATCAAATCAAGAATCAAAATGCTGGTTTCCCTTACTTGAACAGCGTAATTCCCAACCACTTCCTTGTATCTGGGTGGATTCGTCGGCCAATCTTCGATGTAATTCTGAAGTGGATAACATGAGTGTCGGAAATTCTCTCGCCAGAAATGAACCTTTTCTTTAGCATAATCCACGCTTTGTTTCAGTATACAAGTTTGGTTAGGATCATCAGAGGAGTAGAATCTTGTTTTGTCCTCCGGTGGAAGTGCAAAGAACTCTTCTGCCAGCGACGGCATGTCTTTCATTAACTCACTGGAGATTCCATGGTTTATTAAGTGGAAGAATCCGTAGTCTTGGGAAGCTTTTATGATTTGATCGATGAGATTTGATCTGTTTGAAGGGAGGGAATGGAGATCGATGATTGGAATGGAATCGCAGAGTGGGGAGATTATGGTATTTGGTCTTTTTTCTATTGGCTGAATATATGATTCTGGCACGCTCTCCATTATGAGTTCTTGATCTATTTCGGCCTTCAATTCATCAGGTTTATATAATGGGTCGATCGGGTCAAAGGCAATTAAGCAAAGGGAGCAAATTCTGAGTTTTGTTCTAAAAAAAGTTAAGTTCTTGTGAAGTCGGGTCGTACTTCTCTTCTTAGCCTTGCTAATGACGTCATgaaatgtatattataaaattctcCACCAATCACACTTCTTAGTCattgatttttctaaataatctaGAAACAGAATATCCTCTCAAAATCAtgtcatttaatttattgattataatgttaaaatactcattaatatttttaaatatttttttgataatttttttaataaatattaaattgttttacaaaaagaaaatataaaatcactTACCAAAGTTGTAACATAAATTTaccttatttaaataaactaaattttgtTCAACCATATATCCCTCagttataaaacaaaatattaaaatatctctataaattaaataattttaaattaaagattcataattaaaatttgattggtaattttaaaattcaaatcaatgttattttataatttgtaatttcaCTTTGACTTTGTTTCCAAATTCCAATTTTATTTCAGTTGAATCAACTAATTTGTTGGGCCttatgggtccagcccaattaggcaatataaaaccaaataaaccctaattttgtttttctctctACTACAATTTTTAGTGAGAGTTCTGTGAATAAAaacagagtgaagaaaatacagaggaagaagatatagagaaagagaaggagaacagagtatccccttctttgtcttgattaccctcaggttcatttctctcttatttgtaaagggaatttcatgttttctcaaacctagatttgtttgggtttgaatgaaattagtttctctgtatgtatacctcaactttaggtttaaagttgagaagaacaattgTATCGGTTTCTAACTAATTAGTGAAATCTGTTGGTttttgccccgtggtttttaccctccgtgttgagaaggttttccacgtaaatctgatgttctttattactttgctgatctgctagtatgatttggttgacttgtgaaattaatcagatcaattgatttcaataggaaagtattattcaacttgaaattcctaacaagtggtatcagagctgttagGTTTACTTTTTATTGAAGAGTGTTTTCCCTCAGGTTCAGATGGAAGGCAGTAGCACTATGATCAGGCTGACAAACAATAACtggcagatttggaaatccaaaatgGAGGACATCCTTTATTGTAAGGATCTGTATGAGccagttgaaggagatagtgcaaAGCCAAAAGAGATGGCTGAAGCTGATTGGATAAAACTGAACCGGAAAGCAGTCGGCACAATCAGACAATGGCTTGATGATAGTGTTTatcaccatgtagcaagtgagaaaAGTGCTCATGAGCTATGGAAGAAGCtagagtcattgtatgagcagaaaacagcaggtaacaaagcgtttctgatCCGAAAGTtggtaaatctgaaattcagagaTGGCACATgtgttgctgagcatttaaaCGAGTTCCaaagcttgattaatcaattatcagtgatggagattaccttagaagatgagctacaagccttattgctattgggatcattgcctgacagttgggagacattggttgtgactGTTAGTAATGCAGCTCTGAATGGTGTGCTTAatatgagtatagttactagcagcttgttcaatgaggagacaagaaggaagtcaactaatacaaatagtgcacaggccctagtcacagagaacaggggaagagctgaacaccgacaacaatcaagaggccatagcaagtcaagaggcagatcaaaatctaagggaagagaatgttatcactgtggtaaagaaggtcacatgaagaaaaattgtagagcctggaaaagactacagaatgaaggaaaaaatcagaagaaagatgatgaaaacagaaataccacagccacagtaactgcagaggatgtagttattctttcttgtgaaaatgaacaatatctacatgtagaagatcaccaaggagttgagtggatagttgatacatGTGCTTGCTATCATGCAACACCGAATAAAGAGTTCTTCACCACGTGcaaggctggagatcttggtacagtgaagatgggtaatactagtcactcaagcATTGTCGGTATTGGTGACATTTATTTGCAAACAGAACAGGGGCATCGGTTAACACTAAAAGATGTGCggcatattcctgatttgcgtctaaatttgatatcaggtgatgcattggacaaagatggattcaagcattatcttggtggtggtgaatggaaactcagcaaaagatcaatgattgtagcaaaagggaagtcgtggcactcattgtacagaacacatgtgaaggtactcaaagatgatctgaatgaagtacaagctgaaagctctctaaatctgtggcatcaacgccttggccacatgagtgagaaagggttGCAAATTCTGGTGAGGAAGATGCACATtccctcaaccaaagatgaggttctggatctatgcgactactgcccatttggtaagcaacatggagtctcttttagtcagacatcagaaagaaaacataatgtgttagacttgatttattctgatgtgtgtggtccttttgaagtggagtcattgggtggcaatcgatattttttaacatttattgatgatgcgtctagaaaggtgtgggtttattttatgagaacaaaagaccaggtattcaattactttcaagagttccatgtcatggtagaaagagagacagacagtaagctgaaatgtcttcgctctgataacgggggagagtatacctccaaggaaTTTAAAGCATACTGTACCAAATAtggtattcgacatgagaagACAGTGCCTAGAACTCCGCagcacaatggtgtggctgcgagaatgaatcgcaccagaaaaggtgagatgcatgctgaagatggcaaagttgccaaaacagttttggggagaagcagttcgcacagcctgctatctcataaacaggtcgCCATCTGTTCCTTTGAAATTCGAGATACCAGAAAcagtatggtctaagaagaatgtttcatactcacatctaagggtgtttggatgcaaagcatatgtgcatattccaaaggaacaaagatccaagttggatgataaagcaactccatgtattttccttggatatggaaatgaagaatttgggtaCAGGTTATGGGACTCAGAAAATAAGAGAATTGTCAGGTgtagagatgttgtgttctttgaaGGTCAGACAGGGATAAGTCCAGAAATCAACGAGAATTCAGAGAGGGTTGATGAGTTCATAGAACCAGTTCCTTCATATGTACAATCAATAGTAacaaatgaagatgaacatgatgaagaagttgctgaagaaacctctgacatgaatggtagtaatgatgatgatattgtTAATGATGCTTCTATGCAGGGGGAGCAACATCATCAAGTGGATCTAGAAGAGCCCCAAGTAAGAAGATCAGAAAGAGAGCACAAACCTTCTAAAAGATACCCTTCTTTAGAGTATATCCTGTTGACAGAAAAGGAGAGCCAGaaagttttcaggaggcacaagctcataaagacaaagttaagtggcaggatgcaatgaaagacgagatgaagtcattgcaagaaaatgacacatatgaGCTTGTGGAGCTTCCTAAGGGCAGAAAGGTCTTGAGaaataaatgggtgttcaagctaaagagagatgaaaatggagaacttatgaagtacaaagcccgactggttgtaaagggttttggacagaaacagggcatcgactttgaagaaattttctcaccagtggtaaaAATGACTTCCATTCGTGCAATGTTAGGTCTAGTATCTGGCCTAGATCTTgaacttgaacaacttgatgtaaaaactgcattcctTCATGGTAACCTtgaagaagagatctatatggtgcaaccagagggatttgaagtgaaagaaaaagataacatggtttgcaaattgaagaagagtctatatggtttgaaacaagccccgagacagtggtacaagaaatttgactcatttatgatgagtcatgggtaccagaaaaccaaggcagattcatgtgttttcttcaaaagatttcctaatggaaaatttataatccttttactttatgttgatgatatgttgattgcaaGACAGGATACTCTGTTTATAGCTATGTTGAAAAaagagatgtccaagacatttgaaatgaaagacatgGGTCAAGCACGCCAGATATTGGGCATGaagattactcgtgacagaaaggctaagagactttggttgtcacaagagaagtacattgaaagggtgcttgaaagattcaacatgcaaggagcaaagaaagtaagttgtccacttcctagccatttgaaattgagcaagaagttgtgtccatcaacagaaaaagaaaaggatgaaatgtcaagtgtgccatactcctcagctgtagggagtttgatgtatgcaatggtttgcactaggccagatatagctTATGTCAAGTGTGccgtaaatctggtgttctttattactttgctgatctgctagtatgatttggttgacttataaaattaatcagatcaattgatttcaataggaaagtattattcaacttgaaattTCTAACAATAATTAAGtctgaaaaaaatatttactatttaacccgtacaattaattaaatattattttaatattttgagtcaGAGCTGTTAGTGCTACTGCTATTTGAAATATTGGTTTTAACATTTATCCggatgttaatattttttaatatattggaaaaaataacgcctatttgattcaaattattCCTTTAAGTTAATGTAATTGTGAATAGTTAGGCCTATTTGACTCAAAATTTTccaatgttaatatattttaatatatggaAAAAATTGTTAAGCTTATTTGATTAAGACtattcatttaattaagttattataacTTTGAATTGGTAAACAAGTTGAATATAAATAGATGACCATTATCTTTAAATATCCATGCATTACAATTACATCTCAATATTCTCTTTTGATTACATCTCAATATTCTCTTTTGATTACATCTCAATATTCTCTTTTGATTAAGGATTTTCCAAAACTACCCATCAAGGTGGGGCCGTAGGAATAGAAATTGAAACGTTTTGAATCAAACCGGATGACATTAAGGTAGATTGTCTTACtagtgtaaaaaaaatatatatatatatatattttgtttttttaactagTACAACACCTTACCTTCATGCATATATATAGCCAAAACTGGTTTATTTATGGGGACAAGAAATTATAGATGATGCTAACACCAACCTTGTGGCCACCTTGTCTTAGGATCCCAGCGTGGCAATTTCCATTTTCCTTTCGATTTACCCAACTTAGCCTGAGCCTGAGCCGTGTTGTTTTTCCTCCTCGGTCTGACAAGCCTGAAAAGAAAGCCAGTTCCCCTGAACCGTGGGCTAGGGTTATGAAAGATACGTGAAGACGAGATCCCACCAAGAGAAGTACTAGAGTCATCGTCGTATTCGTCGTAATTTCCTAGCACCGGAAAGATCTCGTCACGGTTGCGTACGGTGTAGAGCCTCTCGTACCTTTGGTCTAGGGTTTCTTTTGGGATGTTTCTGGCTAGCATAGGAGATGCGCCACCCCAGTTATTGGTCCCCCGGGATGGGTGTTGCGGCGTTCTGAACTCGGCCAATACTTGCTGCCTCCTATTCTCTCCTCCATTCTGATTTCTTTTCTCCATTTCTGTCTCAcacacatacatacatacatacagaGCTAGAGTATTGCCTTCTATTTGGTGTTACTTGTTTATAGGTTAGACATAAGTGTGTATGGAGAAAGGGACAAAATCTCAATCTATACTTTGTACACCTCACCCTTCACATTGAATTCATCACCCTCAAACTGAAAATGTTTTCCGTGTCCGAATCCGGAGGCAGAATCTGTGTGTAggcaacaaaataaaatttaaatttattgacattTTAGTCTCTTccattttttgttattttttaatatttattgaaataataatttaaataaaataatattttaaaatataacttaattatatatatatattaacaaatttaataaggTTTGTGAACTTTACCCAAGTTTGGTatgttttcaaacaaattaaagattaatactAGATTTATCCTTAAAGGTTCTTCTAACACTCGCTCAAATTTATCATCACCTAATATTCAAACACAAAACtctatttaaaacatttttcatcaTCCACACCTTCAACCATTATACAACACACAacattaataagaaaatattattatttaaaatatagaataatcatatatatatatatatatatatatatatatatatatatatatatatatatatatatatatatatatatatatatttataatataaattttcaaatgatttattattttatttaaatttatattaatactttCATTCTTTCTTGTTCTATGtttcttcatttttaaattacCATATCCTTATAGTC from Impatiens glandulifera chromosome 5, dImpGla2.1, whole genome shotgun sequence includes:
- the LOC124938379 gene encoding protein DOWNY MILDEW RESISTANCE 6-like, whose translation is MESVPESYIQPIEKRPNTIISPLCDSIPIIDLHSLPSNRSNLIDQIIKASQDYGFFHLINHGISSELMKDMPSLAEEFFALPPEDKTRFYSSDDPNQTCILKQSVDYAKEKVHFWRENFRHSCYPLQNYIEDWPTNPPRYKEVVGNYAVQVRETSILILDLICEGLGLENNGYLKEGFSQQQLITLNHYPKCPDPTLVLGLPKHCDPHVITLLNQGDVPGLEVYKDQEWFSVKPIPNAFVVNIGYTLEIISNGKLKSGVHRVVTNPDKARTTIVNFILPSTDSHIEPAKELVERSKSPPAFKGVILRDFFTTYAIDLHEGTDPLQRYIFGSP